One Mucilaginibacter ginkgonis genomic region harbors:
- a CDS encoding PP2C family protein-serine/threonine phosphatase: MAADKVLKTILLVDDNLLFLKMMHRAFTKAGFDCVTAESAKNAIDILAKEIPQAIISDYQMPEMNGLEFRQYLLDQPELKDIPFLFLTDFNNHDLVTAGLNLQAIDYLIKSTPVEVVVAKVNNLVNAVSSQRELSELEIKKAVEALNIRSVPHKAPEVNGFEINFWHQSFKGIPGGDFIDFIDVSDDCAVAVLGDVMGKKWMAWFLSFSFLSYIRSAVRFGVSELGFSAAVILQKINNIVYSDEALKDILSSLSLLMIDHKKNTVTYSGAGDLPIMFYKAASNSFQQIKSSGLLLGLFKDGDYNEHAIEMNKGDQLFIFTDGIIDYALENSAKTDYALFESKLKEITTPDNSFKKLETYLTQKPADNLVDDCSIIHIYKT, from the coding sequence ATGGCAGCCGATAAGGTTTTAAAAACAATTTTATTGGTTGATGATAATCTTCTTTTCCTGAAGATGATGCATCGTGCTTTCACTAAAGCCGGCTTTGACTGTGTCACTGCAGAATCTGCTAAAAACGCAATTGACATTTTGGCGAAAGAGATTCCGCAGGCTATTATCTCAGATTACCAAATGCCCGAGATGAATGGCCTTGAATTCAGGCAGTACTTGTTAGATCAGCCCGAATTAAAAGACATCCCTTTTCTATTTCTCACAGATTTCAATAACCATGATCTGGTCACTGCAGGTTTAAATCTTCAAGCTATTGATTACCTTATCAAAAGCACGCCTGTAGAAGTGGTGGTTGCTAAGGTTAATAACCTGGTAAACGCTGTAAGCAGCCAGAGAGAATTGTCTGAGTTGGAAATTAAGAAAGCGGTAGAAGCGCTAAACATCCGTTCGGTACCGCATAAAGCGCCTGAAGTGAACGGCTTTGAGATCAATTTTTGGCATCAATCATTTAAAGGGATTCCAGGAGGCGATTTTATAGATTTCATAGACGTTTCTGATGATTGCGCTGTAGCGGTCTTAGGCGACGTAATGGGTAAAAAATGGATGGCCTGGTTTTTAAGCTTTAGTTTTTTAAGCTACATCCGCTCGGCAGTTAGGTTTGGCGTATCTGAGCTTGGTTTTTCTGCAGCCGTAATCCTCCAAAAGATCAACAACATTGTCTATTCTGACGAAGCGCTAAAAGATATCCTTTCTAGCCTTTCATTGCTAATGATAGATCATAAAAAGAATACGGTTACTTACAGCGGCGCAGGAGATCTGCCCATAATGTTTTATAAAGCCGCCTCAAACTCTTTTCAGCAAATTAAAAGCTCGGGCTTGTTGCTCGGCCTGTTTAAAGACGGCGATTACAACGAGCATGCAATTGAAATGAACAAAGGCGATCAGCTTTTCATATTCACAGATGGCATAATCGATTACGCGCTGGAAAATTCTGCAAAAACAGATTATGCCTTGTTTGAATCTAAACTTAAAGAGATTACCACACCGGATAATAGTTTCAAAAAGCTTGAAACCTATTTAACGCAAAAACCTGCCGACAATCTGGTAGATGATTGCAGCATCATCCACATTTATAAAACCTAA